In one Pseudomonas fitomaticsae genomic region, the following are encoded:
- a CDS encoding capsule biosynthesis GfcC family protein, with product MKRLRALSACLMLLAGGSEAAVIVSGDVANPGPIELPAGGRLRDVIGEAVPNAEGYWLAGVLLRQSLLEEQTRLKVGVLFDLDVLQRMAMLFDKPSRAALAQRLAEQVRQMPVTGRQIADLDPVAVEVGFARNIRLDDGDQLIYPKRVDEVEVLGAVAEPCRLPYQPLQEAREYLQGCTLLEADADADYLWLIQPNGESRRVGIAHWNRESGQMPVAGSKILVPVKNDDLDPPVPELNQQLAELIATQLAEVVR from the coding sequence GTGAAGCGGCTCAGAGCGCTCTCGGCGTGTTTGATGTTGCTCGCTGGGGGGAGCGAGGCAGCAGTCATCGTCAGCGGTGATGTTGCGAACCCGGGCCCGATCGAATTGCCGGCGGGCGGGCGTTTGCGCGACGTGATCGGCGAGGCTGTGCCGAATGCCGAAGGCTACTGGCTGGCGGGCGTCCTGTTGCGTCAGTCATTGCTGGAAGAACAGACGCGGCTGAAGGTCGGCGTGCTGTTCGATCTGGATGTGCTGCAGCGCATGGCGATGCTGTTCGACAAGCCGAGTCGAGCAGCGCTGGCACAGCGATTGGCCGAGCAGGTCCGGCAGATGCCGGTGACCGGACGGCAGATTGCCGATCTCGATCCGGTGGCGGTGGAAGTCGGCTTCGCCCGCAACATCCGTCTCGACGATGGCGATCAACTGATCTACCCGAAACGGGTCGACGAAGTCGAAGTGCTGGGCGCGGTCGCCGAGCCGTGCCGCCTGCCTTATCAGCCGTTGCAGGAGGCCCGCGAATATCTGCAGGGCTGCACGTTGCTGGAGGCCGACGCCGATGCCGACTATCTGTGGCTCATCCAGCCCAACGGCGAATCGCGGCGGGTCGGCATCGCCCACTGGAACCGCGAGAGCGGGCAGATGCCCGTGGCCGGCAGCAAGATTCTGGTGCCGGTGAAAAACGATGATCTGGATCCGCCTGTCCCTGAACTGAATCAGCAGTTGGCCGAATTGATTGCCACGCAGTTGGCTGAGGTGGTTCGTTGA
- a CDS encoding YjbF family lipoprotein: MKTLKVGVCLMAAVLLSGCNPLMSASLNNLKASIIGPDDLDVSAEQVAGVKYPQLKLTTPSGSGVLALVRERENLQFWVASGKQVLLTRDGLVMRTVGLGVEGDLDGTRLSDDSPFKQGLHRITDGYTSRRWIDLYKGQEVGIILNSRFSRRALETLEILDKEYTVLRVDEQIDAPAIGLRATNRYWVDPVDGFIVQSEQQLTSQLRVRIVQLTPDRRHVP; the protein is encoded by the coding sequence GTGAAAACGTTGAAAGTGGGCGTGTGCCTGATGGCGGCCGTGTTGTTGAGTGGCTGCAATCCGCTGATGAGCGCTTCGTTGAACAACCTCAAGGCGTCGATCATCGGACCGGATGACCTCGACGTGTCGGCGGAGCAGGTGGCCGGGGTCAAGTATCCCCAGCTCAAACTGACCACGCCGTCCGGTTCCGGGGTGCTGGCGCTGGTGCGCGAGCGCGAGAACCTGCAGTTCTGGGTCGCCTCCGGCAAGCAGGTGCTGCTGACGCGCGACGGCCTCGTCATGCGCACTGTTGGCCTCGGAGTGGAAGGCGACCTGGACGGCACGCGTCTGTCCGATGACTCGCCGTTCAAACAGGGTCTGCATCGCATCACCGACGGCTACACCAGCCGACGCTGGATCGACCTCTACAAGGGCCAGGAAGTCGGGATCATCCTCAACAGCCGCTTCTCCCGCCGCGCCCTCGAAACTCTCGAGATTCTCGACAAGGAATACACCGTGCTGCGTGTCGATGAGCAGATTGACGCGCCGGCCATCGGCCTGCGCGCGACCAATCGTTACTGGGTCGATCCGGTGGACGGTTTCATTGTGCAGAGTGAGCAGCAACTGACCTCGCAGTTGCGGGTCAGGATCGTGCAGCTGACCCCTGACCGCAGGCATGTCCCGTGA
- a CDS encoding polysaccharide biosynthesis/export family protein has translation MNRRFTLLMLASFALQGCMFSPGQYLSTSSITRQGASESSRVELIQITPKLIAMNRATYKRESVPAELLATPAEYRIGSNDVLYITVWDHPELTAPSGAQQQIDANGRLVRSDGTLYYPYIKEVQAAGKTIQQLRSDIEQRLSAFIAEPQVDVAVLRFASQKVVVSGAVAKAGPQAISTNPLSVVEALGSAGVDTNNADLSGLMLTRNGRVYPLNLDALNQQDSELQNVYLKGGDQLYLPYNDNKRIYVMGEVNQPRALSFKTATMNLSDVLGSVGGLSQTTSNGNAVYVIRGVENLDVEPAKIYQLEAESPTAMALASHFEVRPQDVVYVGPANVTRWNRLISQLVPSASIVGTGASAAKNWSEYSNNSK, from the coding sequence ATGAATCGTCGTTTTACTCTTTTAATGTTGGCAAGTTTCGCTTTGCAAGGTTGCATGTTCTCCCCCGGCCAGTACCTGAGCACCAGTAGCATCACGCGCCAGGGCGCCAGCGAAAGCAGCCGGGTCGAGCTCATTCAGATCACCCCCAAGCTCATCGCCATGAACCGGGCCACGTACAAGCGTGAGTCGGTGCCGGCGGAGTTGTTGGCGACCCCGGCCGAATACCGCATCGGCAGCAATGATGTGCTGTACATCACGGTCTGGGATCACCCCGAGCTGACCGCCCCTTCGGGTGCGCAACAGCAGATCGATGCCAACGGCCGTCTGGTGCGCTCCGACGGCACGTTGTATTACCCGTACATCAAGGAAGTCCAGGCCGCCGGTAAAACCATCCAGCAACTGCGCTCGGACATCGAGCAACGCCTCTCGGCGTTCATTGCCGAGCCGCAAGTGGATGTCGCGGTGCTGCGTTTCGCCAGCCAGAAAGTCGTGGTCTCGGGCGCCGTGGCCAAGGCCGGCCCCCAGGCGATTTCGACCAATCCGCTGAGCGTGGTCGAAGCCCTCGGTTCGGCCGGTGTCGATACCAACAATGCCGACTTGTCGGGGCTGATGCTGACGCGCAACGGGCGGGTCTATCCGCTCAATCTCGACGCGCTGAATCAGCAGGATTCCGAATTGCAGAACGTCTACCTCAAGGGTGGCGATCAGCTGTATCTGCCGTACAACGACAACAAGCGCATCTACGTGATGGGCGAGGTCAACCAGCCGCGAGCGCTGAGCTTCAAGACTGCCACCATGAACCTGTCCGACGTGCTCGGTTCGGTCGGCGGCTTGAGTCAGACCACCTCCAACGGCAACGCCGTGTACGTGATTCGCGGGGTGGAAAACCTCGACGTGGAGCCGGCGAAAATCTACCAGCTGGAAGCCGAATCGCCGACCGCCATGGCGCTCGCCTCGCACTTCGAAGTGCGACCCCAGGACGTGGTCTATGTCGGGCCTGCCAACGTGACTCGCTGGAATCGCCTGATCAGCCAGTTGGTGCCGTCGGCATCGATTGTCGGGACGGGGGCTTCCGCTGCGAAGAACTGGAGCGAATACAGTAACAACAGCAAATAA
- the galE gene encoding UDP-glucose 4-epimerase GalE encodes MKILVTGGAGYIGSHTTLALLEAGYEVVVLDNLCNSSDAALHAVEAICGKSALMIRGDVCDRALLDRIFQQHAIDAVLHFAGLKAVGESVRKPLEYYETNVSGSITLCQAMAAAGVFRLVFSSSATVYGEPAQMPIREDFPTGNPTNPYGQSKLIVENVLRDLCQSEPRWSIALLRYFNPIGAHHSGQMGEDPNGIPNNLVPYISQVAVGSLKELSIFGDDYPTVDGTGVRDYIHVVDLADGHLKALQSIADRTGIHTWNLGTGDGYSVLQVLRAFEQACGQPVPFRVMPRRSGDIAESWADASKAAKELGWKATRNLQDMVTDTWRWQSNHPRGYQG; translated from the coding sequence ATGAAGATTCTGGTAACGGGTGGCGCCGGCTATATCGGCTCGCACACCACACTTGCACTACTTGAAGCAGGTTATGAAGTTGTAGTTCTGGATAATCTTTGCAACAGCAGCGACGCCGCCTTGCACGCGGTGGAAGCCATTTGCGGCAAAAGTGCGCTGATGATTCGCGGAGATGTCTGTGACCGGGCTCTGCTGGACCGGATTTTCCAGCAGCACGCCATCGATGCCGTGCTGCATTTCGCCGGGCTCAAGGCCGTGGGCGAAAGCGTGCGCAAGCCGCTCGAATACTACGAAACCAACGTCAGCGGCAGCATCACGCTGTGCCAGGCGATGGCAGCGGCGGGGGTGTTCCGGCTGGTGTTCAGCTCGTCCGCCACGGTCTACGGCGAGCCGGCGCAGATGCCGATCCGCGAGGATTTCCCGACCGGCAATCCGACCAATCCCTACGGCCAGTCCAAGCTGATCGTCGAGAACGTGCTGCGCGACCTGTGCCAGTCCGAACCGCGCTGGAGCATCGCGCTGCTGCGCTACTTCAACCCGATCGGCGCGCATCACAGCGGCCAGATGGGCGAAGACCCCAACGGCATCCCCAACAATCTGGTGCCTTACATCAGCCAGGTGGCGGTCGGCAGCCTGAAGGAGTTGTCGATCTTCGGCGACGATTACCCGACGGTCGATGGCACCGGCGTGCGCGATTACATCCATGTGGTGGATCTGGCGGACGGGCACTTGAAAGCCCTGCAATCGATCGCCGACCGCACCGGCATTCATACCTGGAACCTCGGCACCGGCGACGGCTACAGCGTGTTGCAGGTGCTTCGGGCCTTCGAGCAGGCCTGCGGTCAGCCAGTGCCGTTCCGGGTAATGCCACGGCGTTCCGGGGACATTGCCGAGAGCTGGGCCGACGCCTCCAAGGCCGCGAAGGAACTCGGCTGGAAAGCCACGCGCAACTTGCAGGACATGGTCACCGACACCTGGCGCTGGCAATCGAATCATCCCCGGGGTTATCAGGGATGA
- the galU gene encoding UTP--glucose-1-phosphate uridylyltransferase GalU, translated as MIRKCLFPAAGYGTRFLPATKAMPKEMLPIVNKPLIEYAVEEARDAGLQHMAIVTGRGKRALEDHFDISYELEHQIRGTEKEKFLAGTRELIDTCTFSYTRQVEMKGLGHAILSGRPLIGDEPFAVVLADDLCLNLEGDGVLTQMIELYKKFRCSIVAIQEVPRDQTHKYGVIAGEAISEGIYRVNHMVEKPAPQDAPSNLAIIGRYILTPDIFDLIADTEPGKGGEIQITDALMKQAQNGCVLAYKFKGLRFDCGDAEGYLQATNFCYDNVYLKGR; from the coding sequence ATGATCCGTAAATGTTTGTTCCCCGCTGCCGGTTATGGCACGCGTTTCTTGCCGGCCACCAAAGCCATGCCCAAGGAAATGCTGCCGATCGTCAACAAGCCGTTGATCGAATACGCCGTTGAAGAAGCACGGGACGCCGGCCTGCAACACATGGCCATCGTCACCGGACGGGGCAAGCGCGCACTGGAAGATCACTTCGACATCAGCTACGAACTCGAACACCAGATCCGTGGCACCGAGAAAGAGAAGTTCCTGGCCGGCACTCGCGAGCTGATCGACACCTGCACGTTCTCCTACACCCGACAGGTGGAAATGAAAGGCCTGGGCCACGCGATTCTCAGCGGCCGCCCGTTGATCGGTGACGAGCCTTTCGCCGTGGTGCTGGCGGACGACCTGTGCCTGAACCTCGAAGGCGATGGCGTGCTCACGCAGATGATCGAGCTGTACAAGAAATTCCGCTGCTCGATCGTCGCCATCCAGGAAGTCCCGCGCGACCAGACCCACAAGTACGGCGTGATCGCCGGCGAAGCGATTTCCGAGGGCATCTACCGGGTTAATCACATGGTGGAAAAACCGGCCCCGCAAGACGCACCGTCGAACCTGGCGATCATCGGCCGCTACATCCTCACGCCGGACATCTTCGACCTGATCGCCGACACCGAGCCGGGCAAGGGCGGCGAAATCCAGATCACCGACGCCCTGATGAAACAGGCGCAGAACGGTTGCGTGCTGGCCTACAAATTCAAGGGGCTGCGCTTCGACTGCGGCGACGCCGAGGGTTACCTGCAGGCGACCAACTTCTGCTACGACAACGTTTACCTGAAGGGCCGCTGA